The Actinomycetota bacterium nucleotide sequence GGGCGAACCATGGCCGGACCCCACCACTTCCACGACCTCGAACCCGACCCGGACGAGTCCCCGGCGCGCCGGGTCGCCCGCGTGACCGCGCGTACCGTCCCGTGGGCGATGGGCACGCTCGCCGCCGGCCTGCGCGAGCGCGTCGGCGTGCACCCGTCGCACTTCAAGGCGCTCATGTCGATGCACGGCGGCGGTGTGACCGCGAGTGAGCTCGCCGAGCGCATGCAGGTCTCGGCGCCGACGGTCTCCAAGATGGTGTCGGCGCTCGAGCGGCACGGGTGGATCGGGCGCTCCACCGACCCCGCCGACCGCCGCCGCGTCCTGCTCACGCTGACCGACGCGGGTGCCGACGCGATGCGCGGCTTCATGGTCGCCGGCGTCGACCACATGGAGTCGGTGTTCTCCGATGCGAGCGCCGGCGAACTCGCTGCCATCGAGCGCGGCATGGAGGCGTTGCGCGACGTGCTCTCCCGCGCGCACGAGGACCGGCGCGCCCACTGCCCGCACCACCGGACGGAGGACGCCTCCCGATGATCTCGCTGCTCAAGACCTACCTGAAGCCGTACCGCTGGCGCGTAGCGCTCGTGATGCTGCTGCTGCTCGTGCAGGCGATCGGTGGCCTGTACCTGCCGGAACTCAACGCCGACATCATCAACGACGGCGTGGCCAAGGGCGACACCGCCGCCATCCTGCGCATCGGCGGCCTCATGCTCGCCGTCACGCTGGTCCTCGGCATCATCTCGATCGTGAGCGTGTACTTCGGCTCGTACTCGTCGATGGCGTTCGGGCGCGACCTGCGCGCCGCCATCTTCCGTCGCGTGGGCTCGTTCTCGCAGACCGAGGTCAACCGCTTCGGCACGCCGTCGCTCATCACCCGCAACACCAACGACGTCCAGCAGATCCAGATGGTCGTGCTCATGAGCCTGAACGTGATGATCCTCGCGCCGTTCATGGGCATCGGCGGCGTCATCATGGCGCTGCGCCAGGACGTGCCGCTCTCGGCCACGCTG carries:
- a CDS encoding MarR family transcriptional regulator — translated: MAGPHHFHDLEPDPDESPARRVARVTARTVPWAMGTLAAGLRERVGVHPSHFKALMSMHGGGVTASELAERMQVSAPTVSKMVSALERHGWIGRSTDPADRRRVLLTLTDAGADAMRGFMVAGVDHMESVFSDASAGELAAIERGMEALRDVLSRAHEDRRAHCPHHRTEDASR